The following are from one region of the Cupriavidus sp. D39 genome:
- a CDS encoding tyrosine-type recombinase/integrase, with the protein MAEHPIMSTLRKSMEEYLTMRRRLGFKLHEAGQRLEDFVCFMERRRASHISASLALTWALKSPSVQPVIWAQRLGVVRGFARYLSAFDPHTEIPRAELLPHRYHRRAPYLYTDEETQKILAAALALPPASGLRRWTYFTLIGLLSVTGLRPGEAVNLELEDVDLKEGVLTVRGSKFGKSRWVPIHSSTRDALADYLRRRGRCLAGRPETHVFITSQGKPLSGDMVSHTFTALTREIGLRDSSAKRAPRLIDYRHLFAVTTLARLDRSGKDPVRWLPVLSTFLGHQWARDTYWYVEQHPELMKQAMKRLERRWKDVS; encoded by the coding sequence ATGGCCGAGCACCCGATCATGAGTACGCTACGCAAATCAATGGAAGAATACCTGACGATGCGTCGTCGTCTGGGATTCAAACTCCATGAAGCAGGCCAACGTCTGGAAGACTTCGTCTGCTTTATGGAACGACGTCGGGCCTCTCACATCAGCGCGTCACTGGCGTTGACCTGGGCACTAAAGTCCCCGTCGGTTCAACCGGTGATCTGGGCTCAGCGATTAGGTGTGGTGCGTGGCTTTGCACGCTATCTGAGTGCCTTCGATCCGCATACAGAGATTCCACGGGCCGAATTGTTGCCGCACCGGTATCATCGGCGCGCTCCCTACCTTTACACCGATGAGGAAACCCAGAAGATATTGGCTGCCGCGCTGGCTCTTCCTCCGGCATCGGGACTGCGGCGGTGGACATATTTTACGCTGATAGGTCTGCTAAGCGTCACGGGGTTGCGCCCCGGTGAAGCGGTCAATTTGGAACTCGAAGACGTTGACTTGAAAGAAGGCGTACTGACGGTGCGGGGAAGTAAATTTGGAAAGTCGAGGTGGGTTCCTATTCATTCCTCCACTCGAGATGCACTTGCAGACTATCTTCGACGTCGCGGGCGATGTCTTGCGGGGCGCCCGGAAACCCATGTGTTCATCACTTCGCAAGGCAAGCCTCTCAGTGGAGACATGGTTTCTCATACATTTACGGCGCTCACACGGGAAATCGGTCTTCGCGATTCGTCAGCAAAGCGCGCTCCCCGCCTGATCGACTATCGTCATTTATTTGCGGTCACGACGCTGGCGAGATTAGACCGATCGGGTAAAGACCCGGTGCGTTGGTTACCGGTGCTGTCGACGTTCCTCGGGCACCAGTGGGCGAGAGATACGTACTGGTATGTCGAGCAGCACCCAGAGCTCATGAAGCAGGCGATGAAGCGCCTGGAGCGTCGCTGGAAGGATGTGTCATGA
- a CDS encoding site-specific integrase — protein MEKLYPKTRSHPLDTPEGPLAERLGAFEGLLNDQGYAQESIRRHLLLVADFSVWLKCKKMSIEEVTHETAQRYLRYRAHHRCHRNGAKYALRRFIQLLQENGIVAKDAPVAQTPVEKLVNEYSLYLHQERGLAATTIRKYRWCAHLFLTKQFGDGATRLSDLRAREIIDFVQHEATQSPARAQSIAKVLRSFLQYARYRGLIKLDLAAAIPRVAHWLMALIPKAISPEYARRALASCDRRRPVGRRDYAILLLLARLGLRSGEVVSLTLDDIDWETGTLNIHGKGGQDSPLPLLAPVGEAIADYLKNGRSDSESRSVFLRINAPIRGFKTEKAVCNVVRYALERAGIDSSRKGAHQFRHALATQMLRQGSSLAEISEVLRHKSPDSTRIYAKVDLDSLRTLAPPWPSTRS, from the coding sequence ATGGAGAAGTTGTACCCCAAAACGCGGTCGCACCCACTCGATACACCCGAGGGCCCCCTTGCTGAACGACTCGGTGCATTTGAAGGTCTGCTGAATGATCAAGGCTACGCGCAAGAGTCTATTCGCAGGCACTTGCTTCTCGTTGCCGATTTCAGCGTGTGGCTCAAGTGCAAGAAAATGTCGATTGAGGAAGTGACTCATGAAACCGCGCAGCGTTATCTGCGCTACCGGGCACACCACCGCTGTCATCGGAACGGCGCAAAATATGCGCTAAGACGCTTTATACAATTGCTGCAAGAAAATGGAATCGTTGCAAAGGACGCGCCCGTTGCGCAGACACCAGTTGAAAAATTGGTAAACGAATACTCTTTGTATCTGCACCAGGAACGAGGCTTGGCAGCCACGACGATCAGGAAATATCGGTGGTGTGCGCATTTGTTTTTAACAAAGCAATTCGGTGATGGGGCGACGCGGCTCTCGGATCTCCGTGCTCGCGAGATCATCGACTTTGTTCAGCATGAGGCCACTCAAAGTCCTGCGCGAGCGCAATCGATCGCAAAGGTCTTGCGCTCGTTTTTGCAGTATGCGCGTTATCGTGGATTGATCAAGCTTGACCTCGCCGCAGCGATCCCCAGGGTCGCCCACTGGTTAATGGCGTTAATCCCCAAAGCGATTTCCCCTGAGTATGCTAGGCGAGCGTTGGCCAGTTGCGACCGCCGTCGCCCCGTCGGCCGCCGGGATTATGCGATTCTGCTCCTCCTTGCCCGGCTGGGATTGCGGAGTGGCGAGGTGGTTTCCTTGACGTTGGATGACATCGATTGGGAAACGGGCACGTTGAACATTCACGGAAAAGGCGGTCAGGATTCGCCGTTGCCATTACTCGCGCCGGTGGGTGAAGCGATCGCCGACTACCTGAAAAACGGTCGCTCGGATTCTGAGAGTCGAAGTGTCTTCCTGCGTATAAACGCGCCGATTCGTGGGTTCAAGACGGAAAAAGCGGTATGCAATGTAGTCAGATACGCTCTGGAGCGGGCTGGTATCGATTCGTCGAGAAAAGGAGCCCATCAATTCCGGCATGCGTTAGCGACGCAGATGCTGCGTCAAGGATCCTCGCTGGCCGAGATTAGCGAAGTCTTGCGCCACAAAAGTCCCGACTCGACGAGAATATACGCGAAGGTCGACCTGGATTCACTGCGGACCTTGGCGCCGCCATGGCCGAGCACCCGATCATGA
- a CDS encoding tyrosine-type recombinase/integrase — MVPTGPDLTSVLVQYAAERNKWPPLNRDAAFLLTERGHRLSRAGAEYAFKQLRERAQVRRDDSARYQPRLHDIRHTYTVTRLVSWYREGADVQRLLPQLATYLGHVHIAATQHYLTMTPELLQQASLRFERYARGGDDHA, encoded by the coding sequence CTGGTGCCGACCGGACCAGATCTAACGTCGGTGCTGGTTCAGTATGCCGCCGAACGCAACAAATGGCCGCCGCTCAACCGCGACGCTGCCTTCCTGTTGACGGAACGCGGACATCGCCTGTCCAGAGCCGGCGCCGAGTATGCCTTCAAACAATTGCGTGAACGCGCACAGGTACGTCGTGACGATAGTGCACGGTATCAGCCACGACTTCATGACATTCGGCACACCTATACGGTTACCCGGTTGGTCTCCTGGTATCGCGAAGGCGCCGATGTACAACGCTTGCTGCCTCAGTTGGCAACCTATCTTGGTCACGTGCATATTGCCGCCACCCAACACTACCTGACCATGACGCCAGAGCTGCTGCAACAGGCGAGCTTACGATTCGAGCGCTACGCCCGGGGAGGTGACGATCATGCGTGA
- a CDS encoding tyrosine-type recombinase/integrase, translating into MKSTVGFPALVQRFFTERLMQQRQASPHTISSYRDTFRLLLRFAYKRLRKPPDHLAFEDINAPLVTAFLNDLEKTRAISVRTRNLRLTAIRSFFRYAAFEAPAYSAQIQRVLSMPGKRYDRRLIHFLTRPEVKALLGAPDKRTWCGRRDHALLRLGVETGLRVSEMTGLTREDVTLGTGAHIDVVGKGRKQRVTPFSKQTAAILKAWMKEPRTPNSDALFPSVRGGHLSSDAVQRLLKKYATKAARGCPSLRKKRVTPHVLRHTAAMELLQAGVDPFNIALWMGHESLQTTQMYLDASLELKEQILANVEPHDGKPVRYRPDSKLATFLKGL; encoded by the coding sequence ATGAAATCTACCGTCGGTTTCCCAGCATTAGTGCAGCGGTTCTTTACGGAACGTCTCATGCAACAGCGGCAGGCCAGTCCGCACACCATCAGTTCCTATCGGGACACGTTCAGGCTGCTGCTTCGCTTTGCCTACAAGCGTCTGCGCAAACCGCCGGATCATCTGGCATTTGAGGACATCAATGCGCCGCTCGTGACAGCATTTCTGAATGATCTGGAGAAGACCCGGGCTATCAGTGTCCGCACCCGGAATCTGCGCCTGACGGCGATTCGCTCGTTCTTCCGTTACGCGGCCTTCGAGGCGCCCGCGTATTCCGCGCAGATCCAGCGCGTGCTGTCGATGCCCGGCAAACGCTACGATCGCAGGCTCATTCACTTTCTGACGCGGCCGGAAGTCAAGGCGCTGCTCGGTGCACCAGATAAGCGCACCTGGTGTGGTCGTCGCGATCATGCTTTACTCCGACTGGGTGTGGAGACGGGACTTCGTGTGTCGGAAATGACCGGCCTCACACGCGAGGACGTGACCCTCGGCACAGGCGCGCACATTGATGTTGTAGGTAAAGGTCGAAAACAGCGCGTTACCCCTTTTAGCAAGCAGACCGCCGCTATTCTAAAAGCTTGGATGAAAGAGCCTCGCACACCCAACAGTGACGCGCTGTTTCCGAGTGTTCGAGGTGGACATCTCAGTTCGGACGCGGTACAACGTCTCCTGAAAAAGTACGCTACCAAGGCTGCCAGGGGATGTCCTTCGCTGCGAAAGAAACGAGTGACGCCGCACGTGCTGAGGCACACGGCAGCCATGGAATTATTGCAAGCTGGCGTGGATCCATTCAACATCGCCCTGTGGATGGGCCATGAATCGCTCCAGACAACCCAGATGTACCTGGATGCCAGTCTGGAGCTGAAGGAACAAATTCTCGCTAATGTCGAACCACATGATGGCAAGCCCGTACGATACCGGCCTGACAGTAAGCTCGCGACGTTTCTCAAGGGTCTTTAG